A single genomic interval of Deinococcus ruber harbors:
- a CDS encoding ABC transporter permease translates to MPLLFIAAFLVLPLLRTLKEGGLSVGILAQPYFEKRLAWTLEQAALSALLALVIGGPLAYLLSRARVPGTALLLQLLLLPFVTPTLVAALGLLSLFGPRGLLHLDLSGTPTLLILGNLFFNLPLMIRLAYAGFLRVPPTLIGAARTLGASGWRSALTVALPLAWPGLAAGAVLVFLYSALSFGLPLLLGGEQYGTLEVEIYTLTAYDLRLNEASALILVQLFITFVATAVYVRLGATGGAGVATARTLPRPRGAAAALTYTLMGAVLLICFAPLVAVALGSVHGRSGVTAAFWTGLLSPDADPPLALMLGNTLRFAGLTLICAVLLGGLHAFAISLSRSKALDLLSLLPLMVSPVSLAVGYLLLYPALRASLGLLIAAYTLLASPLITRSLLPALRAIPERLNEAARTLGASPGRVWRTVTVPLIVPALRGGAALALSTVLGEFAATLVLARPEWATLSTGMYARLGRPGEQNLGEACALATLLMLLSLLAFSVLDGGKGEVT, encoded by the coding sequence GTGCCACTCCTGTTCATCGCTGCTTTCCTGGTGCTGCCGCTGCTGCGAACGCTGAAGGAAGGCGGCCTGAGCGTGGGCATCCTGGCACAGCCGTATTTCGAGAAGCGGCTGGCCTGGACGCTTGAGCAGGCGGCGCTGAGTGCGCTGCTGGCCCTCGTGATCGGCGGGCCGCTGGCGTATCTGCTGTCCCGCGCCCGCGTGCCGGGAACCGCGCTGCTGCTGCAGCTGTTGCTACTGCCCTTCGTCACCCCCACGCTGGTGGCGGCGCTCGGCCTGCTGAGCCTGTTCGGGCCGCGTGGGCTGCTGCACCTCGACCTGTCGGGCACGCCAACCCTGCTGATTCTGGGCAATCTGTTCTTCAACCTGCCGCTGATGATCCGGCTGGCCTATGCGGGCTTTCTGCGCGTGCCACCCACACTCATCGGGGCGGCCCGCACACTGGGTGCGTCTGGCTGGCGCTCGGCGCTCACGGTGGCGCTGCCGCTGGCATGGCCGGGACTGGCGGCGGGCGCGGTGCTGGTCTTCCTGTACAGCGCCCTGAGTTTCGGGCTGCCACTGCTGCTGGGCGGCGAGCAGTACGGCACGCTGGAAGTCGAGATCTATACCCTGACCGCCTACGATCTGCGGCTGAACGAAGCCAGCGCCCTGATTCTGGTGCAACTGTTCATCACATTCGTTGCCACCGCTGTGTATGTGCGGCTGGGCGCAACCGGGGGAGCGGGTGTGGCAACCGCACGAACCCTGCCGCGACCACGGGGCGCAGCAGCGGCGCTCACCTATACCCTGATGGGCGCAGTTCTGCTGATCTGTTTTGCGCCGCTGGTCGCTGTAGCTCTGGGAAGCGTTCACGGGCGCAGCGGCGTCACGGCGGCCTTCTGGACGGGCCTGCTCTCCCCCGACGCCGACCCCCCACTGGCCCTGATGCTCGGCAATACCCTGCGCTTCGCCGGGCTGACACTGATCTGTGCCGTGCTGCTGGGCGGGCTGCACGCCTTCGCCATTTCCCTGAGCCGCTCGAAGGCACTCGACCTGCTGAGTCTGCTGCCGCTGATGGTGTCGCCCGTATCGCTGGCGGTGGGCTACCTGCTGCTGTATCCAGCGCTGCGGGCCAGCCTGGGGCTGCTGATCGCGGCGTATACCCTGCTGGCCTCGCCGCTCATCACGCGCAGTCTGCTTCCGGCGCTGCGGGCCATTCCAGAGCGGCTGAACGAGGCGGCCCGCACGCTGGGTGCGTCTCCGGGGCGGGTGTGGCGCACCGTGACCGTGCCGCTGATTGTTCCGGCCCTGCGAGGCGGCGCGGCCCTGGCACTCAGCACCGTGCTGGGAGAATTCGCCGCCACCCTGGTGCTGGCACGCCCCGAATGGGCCACCCTGAGTACCGGCATGTACGCCCGTCTGGGTCGCCCCGGAGAACAGAATCTGGGCGAAGCCTGCGCCCTGGCAACCCTGCTGATGCTGCTTTCCCTCCTCGCCTTCAGCGTGCTGGACGGCGGGAAGGGGGAAGTAACGTGA
- a CDS encoding thiamine ABC transporter substrate-binding protein: MSRRSTLLGLLALGAVSTCTVSAQAVPTLTVITHDSFALDKKLIAGFEAANHVHVQLLKGGDAGELLNKLILTRAAPIADVVYGLDNSLLPRAQAAGILSAYTSPAAAKIPAAYRLGDGTLLNTVDAGYVSLNVDRAAFQKTGLPLPTTLAQLATPEYAKLLVVESPATSSPGAAFYLATVQALGQDGALNWWRSARTGGMKVTRGWEQAYNQEFTLYGGKFPIVLSYASSPAAEVFYSAGKLKDAPTDNLFIPGTTFLQLEGVGILKGSKQTALAKKFVDFMLSASVQKDFPDRMWVYPSVPGTPLSSVWKYAQQPKLPPMPDSLLNRSAALTDLWVTQVLRK, from the coding sequence ATGTCAAGACGTTCTACCCTTCTGGGATTACTGGCACTCGGCGCAGTTTCGACCTGTACCGTTTCAGCCCAGGCAGTGCCCACGCTGACAGTCATCACGCATGACAGTTTCGCCCTCGACAAGAAGCTGATCGCGGGGTTTGAAGCCGCCAACCACGTACACGTGCAACTGCTAAAGGGCGGCGACGCGGGCGAACTGCTGAACAAGCTGATTCTGACGCGGGCCGCGCCGATTGCCGATGTGGTGTATGGCCTCGACAATTCGCTGCTGCCCCGCGCTCAGGCCGCCGGGATTCTGAGCGCGTATACCAGCCCCGCCGCCGCAAAAATTCCAGCCGCTTACAGGCTGGGCGACGGCACATTGCTGAACACCGTGGACGCGGGCTACGTCTCGCTGAACGTCGACCGGGCCGCCTTCCAGAAAACCGGGCTGCCACTGCCGACCACGCTGGCCCAGCTTGCCACACCCGAGTACGCGAAACTGCTGGTGGTGGAATCGCCCGCCACATCCAGCCCCGGCGCGGCGTTCTATCTGGCGACGGTGCAGGCGCTCGGGCAGGACGGCGCACTGAACTGGTGGCGCAGCGCCCGTACAGGCGGCATGAAGGTGACACGCGGCTGGGAACAGGCGTACAACCAGGAATTCACGCTCTACGGCGGTAAATTTCCCATCGTGCTCAGCTATGCCAGCAGCCCCGCCGCCGAGGTGTTTTACAGCGCGGGCAAGCTGAAGGACGCGCCGACCGACAATCTGTTCATTCCCGGCACCACCTTTCTGCAACTCGAAGGCGTGGGCATTCTGAAGGGCAGCAAGCAGACGGCCCTGGCGAAAAAATTCGTGGATTTCATGCTGAGCGCCTCGGTGCAGAAGGATTTCCCAGACCGCATGTGGGTGTATCCGAGTGTGCCAGGAACGCCGCTGTCGAGCGTGTGGAAGTACGCGCAGCAGCCGAAACTGCCGCCGATGCCCGACAGCCTGCTGAACCGCAGCGCCGCGCTGACCGATCTGTGGGTGACGCAGGTTCTTCGGAAGTGA
- a CDS encoding NUDIX domain-containing protein, with amino-acid sequence MSSSADPTFHLVSWLILRRSDGRILLGRRAGVSYGEGCWGLPGGHVLDTETLAQAAARETLEEVGLTVNAADLTPLGMVRYVDAGVRGADFFFLAERWEGEPYPVSECSEVGWFEPDQLPADALPWLADTLRRQLSGEEPWLSESVEGI; translated from the coding sequence ATGTCCAGCTCTGCCGATCCCACCTTTCACCTCGTCAGTTGGCTGATTCTGCGCCGCTCCGACGGACGAATCCTGCTGGGTCGCCGCGCCGGAGTCAGTTACGGCGAGGGGTGCTGGGGGCTGCCGGGCGGTCATGTTCTTGACACCGAAACGCTGGCCCAGGCCGCCGCCCGCGAGACGCTGGAGGAAGTGGGCCTGACGGTGAATGCCGCCGATCTGACGCCGCTGGGCATGGTGCGCTACGTCGATGCGGGCGTGCGCGGAGCCGATTTTTTCTTTCTGGCCGAGCGCTGGGAAGGCGAGCCATACCCTGTCTCGGAGTGCAGCGAGGTGGGCTGGTTCGAGCCAGATCAGCTGCCGGCAGACGCGCTACCGTGGCTGGCAGACACGCTCAGGCGGCAGCTTTCGGGCGAGGAACCCTGGCTGAGCGAGTCGGTGGAGGGCATCTAG
- a CDS encoding lysophospholipid acyltransferase family protein, producing MSKPSPTRPADTGPKVIPFMYHLVVQATRLPFLLRGQHAQVHGRELIPPTGKLIIAGNHVSSLDPFLIAQSLPRGRYIQFMAKKELFRGVIGSIISGGGSFPVDRESNDLGAIRSALRLLQAGGTLGIFPEGTRGGQELQGGTALLALKGKAPVTPVGLHLKGRTWVVRFGPPIEPKGSVKELTAAIGAELDRLSEPL from the coding sequence ATGAGCAAGCCCAGCCCGACCAGACCTGCCGACACCGGCCCGAAGGTCATTCCATTCATGTATCACCTGGTGGTGCAGGCCACCCGGCTGCCTTTCCTGCTGCGCGGTCAGCACGCCCAGGTTCACGGACGCGAGCTGATTCCGCCTACGGGCAAGCTGATCATCGCGGGCAACCACGTATCGTCGCTCGATCCGTTTCTGATCGCCCAGTCGCTTCCCAGAGGCCGATACATCCAGTTCATGGCCAAGAAAGAGCTGTTCAGAGGCGTGATCGGCAGCATCATCAGCGGAGGGGGCAGCTTTCCGGTCGACCGTGAAAGCAACGATCTGGGGGCTATCCGCAGCGCTCTGCGACTCTTGCAGGCGGGCGGCACGCTGGGCATTTTTCCAGAGGGCACACGCGGCGGACAGGAGCTTCAGGGCGGCACGGCACTGCTGGCGCTGAAGGGCAAAGCCCCGGTCACGCCGGTCGGCTTGCACCTGAAAGGCCGCACCTGGGTGGTGCGCTTCGGGCCGCCCATCGAGCCGAAGGGCAGCGTGAAGGAACTGACGGCTGCCATCGGCGCAGAGCTGGACCGACTGAGCGAGCCGCTGTAG
- a CDS encoding roadblock/LC7 domain-containing protein, which yields MTEPLPMLAPLMDVRGVRHAALLSAQGAMLEQAGDNPDPGIAQAGRAVAASLIGALGGELQDLLIDLEGGPVLLTPYGDQTLMTAFDDVANLGRIRFAVRKLLKSQA from the coding sequence ATGACAGAACCACTTCCGATGCTCGCCCCACTGATGGACGTTCGCGGCGTGCGTCACGCGGCCCTGCTGAGCGCACAGGGAGCGATGCTGGAACAGGCAGGCGACAACCCCGACCCCGGCATCGCCCAGGCGGGCAGAGCGGTGGCAGCCAGCCTGATCGGGGCGCTGGGCGGCGAACTGCAAGACCTGCTGATCGATCTGGAAGGCGGCCCGGTGCTGCTGACGCCTTACGGCGACCAGACCCTTATGACCGCTTTCGACGACGTGGCGAACCTGGGCCGCATCCGCTTCGCCGTTCGCAAACTGCTGAAAAGCCAGGCCTAA
- a CDS encoding roadblock/LC7 domain-containing protein yields MRLDLLSTLTGVQSCALVGQDGLPLEMQGELGEALAAELAALQLSGERVGRRLGVGQVTRLAFTSDLADVVAVFTGGFALGAVLQRGIDTRSAQQTLARVALSLSKPGQGLPTAELLPTQDGL; encoded by the coding sequence ATGAGGCTCGATCTACTCAGCACCCTGACAGGCGTGCAGTCGTGTGCCCTGGTCGGTCAGGACGGCCTGCCGCTGGAGATGCAGGGCGAACTGGGCGAGGCCCTGGCCGCCGAACTGGCTGCGCTGCAACTCAGCGGCGAGCGGGTCGGGCGACGGCTGGGCGTGGGACAGGTGACACGGCTGGCCTTCACCAGCGACCTGGCCGACGTCGTGGCGGTCTTCACCGGAGGGTTCGCGCTGGGAGCCGTGCTGCAACGCGGCATCGACACGCGCTCGGCTCAGCAGACGCTGGCACGTGTGGCCCTGAGTCTCAGCAAGCCGGGCCAGGGCCTGCCCACGGCTGAACTGCTGCCCACTCAGGACGGTCTGTGA
- a CDS encoding roadblock/LC7 domain-containing protein codes for MLSILKQLVGDVDGAWAAAISGLDGLLVESYSATDIDLSLLAAEHAGMLRSTSQVYTQTLSGGAPREVFVRAERISVFLHPIGDQFFLLLALAGRSNLGQARLYGRDAAHRLEAEL; via the coding sequence ATGCTTTCAATCCTCAAGCAACTTGTTGGCGACGTAGACGGGGCCTGGGCTGCGGCTATCAGCGGGCTGGACGGTCTGCTGGTGGAGAGCTACTCGGCCACCGACATAGATCTGAGTCTGCTGGCAGCAGAGCACGCCGGTATGCTCCGCTCGACGTCTCAGGTCTACACCCAGACTCTTTCCGGCGGCGCTCCCCGTGAAGTGTTCGTTCGCGCTGAGCGCATCAGCGTCTTTTTGCATCCGATTGGCGACCAGTTTTTCCTGTTGCTGGCGCTGGCAGGCCGCAGCAACCTGGGGCAGGCGCGGCTGTACGGACGTGACGCCGCGCACCGATTGGAGGCTGAATTATGA
- the recR gene encoding recombination mediator RecR, producing the protein MKYPPSLVALIRELSRLPGIGPKSAQRLAFHLFEQPREDIERLSSALLEAKRDLHTCPICFNITDAEMCDVCSDPSRDQAIICVVEEPGDVIAIERSGEYTGLYHVLHGVISPMNGVGPDKLYIKALLPRLRAAQEIILATGTTVEGEATALYLQRLLEPLGAKVSRIAYGLPVGGALEYADEVTLGRALSGRQTLTQGTHTADSDVPPA; encoded by the coding sequence ATGAAATACCCACCCAGTCTGGTCGCCCTGATCCGCGAACTGTCGCGGCTGCCGGGCATCGGCCCCAAGAGCGCTCAACGGCTCGCCTTTCATCTGTTCGAGCAGCCGCGTGAAGACATCGAGCGGCTGTCGTCGGCGCTGCTGGAAGCCAAACGCGACCTGCACACCTGCCCCATCTGCTTCAACATCACCGACGCCGAGATGTGCGACGTGTGCAGCGATCCCAGCCGCGATCAGGCCATCATCTGCGTGGTCGAGGAACCGGGCGACGTGATCGCCATCGAGCGCAGCGGTGAGTACACCGGGCTGTACCACGTGCTGCACGGCGTCATTTCACCGATGAACGGCGTCGGGCCAGACAAGCTGTACATCAAGGCGCTGCTGCCCCGGCTGCGGGCGGCCCAGGAAATCATTCTGGCGACCGGCACCACCGTCGAGGGCGAGGCGACGGCCCTGTATCTGCAACGCCTGCTGGAGCCGCTGGGAGCCAAGGTGTCGCGCATTGCCTACGGTCTGCCGGTGGGCGGAGCGCTGGAATACGCCGACGAGGTGACGCTGGGCCGGGCACTGTCGGGCCGCCAGACCCTGACACAGGGCACGCATACCGCCGATTCGGACGTGCCCCCCGCCTGA
- a CDS encoding YbaB/EbfC family nucleoid-associated protein — MDMKKLMKQMQQAQAAAGKIQDQLAAQTVEGSASGLVTVVLNGHGKIQSLSIKPEALDGSDAEALEDLLMVALKDAEGKADDLQRQATQSLGLPGGMF; from the coding sequence ATGGACATGAAGAAATTGATGAAGCAGATGCAGCAGGCGCAGGCCGCCGCTGGCAAGATTCAGGATCAGCTCGCCGCGCAGACGGTCGAGGGCAGCGCCAGCGGTCTGGTGACAGTCGTCCTGAACGGGCACGGCAAGATTCAGTCGCTCAGCATCAAACCCGAAGCGCTGGACGGCAGCGACGCCGAGGCACTGGAAGACCTGCTGATGGTGGCCCTGAAAGACGCCGAGGGCAAGGCCGACGATCTTCAGCGTCAGGCCACGCAGTCGCTGGGACTGCCAGGAGGCATGTTCTGA
- a CDS encoding NrtR DNA-binding winged helix domain-containing protein has product MSTLILPPQATPAGLAVDVVAFAMHAGELQVLLVERGSLPHARTWALPGGFVHLNEELHEAALRELRVKTSVELEPRLLEQFYTFGAVQRDPRGRVVSVAHMAVLPHGTVKVSGGGTALGAGWFAAHSPPPLAFDHHQILSSALERLQVRLEYALLALEFLPETFTLPELQGVYEAVLNKRLDKRNFRKRLLSQGILTTSGERRSGVGRPAQLYRKASRVRMPGSL; this is encoded by the coding sequence ATGAGTACACTAATTCTGCCGCCCCAGGCTACTCCGGCGGGGCTGGCGGTGGACGTGGTGGCGTTTGCCATGCATGCCGGAGAATTGCAGGTGCTGCTGGTGGAACGCGGCTCGCTGCCGCATGCCCGTACCTGGGCGCTGCCGGGCGGCTTCGTCCATCTGAACGAGGAACTGCACGAGGCGGCGCTGCGCGAACTGCGCGTCAAGACGAGCGTGGAACTGGAACCCCGACTGCTGGAACAGTTCTATACCTTCGGCGCGGTGCAGCGCGATCCACGCGGGCGGGTGGTGAGTGTGGCGCATATGGCAGTGCTGCCCCACGGCACCGTCAAGGTCAGCGGAGGCGGAACCGCGCTGGGAGCAGGCTGGTTTGCCGCGCATTCGCCGCCGCCCCTGGCCTTCGACCACCACCAGATTCTCAGCTCGGCTCTGGAACGCCTTCAGGTGCGGCTGGAATATGCCCTGCTGGCGCTGGAATTCCTGCCCGAAACCTTCACGCTGCCCGAACTTCAGGGCGTGTACGAAGCGGTGCTGAACAAGCGACTGGACAAGCGCAATTTCCGTAAACGGCTGCTGAGCCAGGGCATCCTGACCACCTCCGGCGAGCGCCGCAGCGGTGTGGGCAGGCCCGCGCAGCTGTACCGCAAGGCCAGCCGCGTCCGAATGCCCGGATCGCTGTGA
- a CDS encoding GNAT family N-acetyltransferase, with amino-acid sequence MTTASLEDWLRPVTLTGRFVRLEALSTSHAADLFRHADAATTALLARGGPTEHSLDGWADYIGRLNAVPNRLNWAVVMLDSGVAAGRISFSTVQHADGWIEIGTMLTPPFWGTAANKEAKLLLLERAFEVLGAGRVHFRVDARNERSRAAMLRLGAVQEGILRSYQRRPDGSTRDSVMYSVLPQEWPAVKAGLQARLEQKSG; translated from the coding sequence ATGACGACTGCTTCTCTGGAAGACTGGCTGCGCCCGGTGACACTCACGGGCCGCTTCGTGCGGCTGGAAGCGCTGAGTACGTCTCACGCTGCCGACCTGTTTCGCCATGCCGACGCTGCCACCACCGCCCTGCTGGCACGCGGCGGCCCCACCGAACACAGTCTGGACGGCTGGGCCGACTACATCGGGCGGCTGAACGCGGTGCCGAATCGTCTGAACTGGGCGGTCGTCATGCTGGACAGCGGCGTGGCAGCCGGGCGTATTTCCTTCAGCACGGTGCAGCACGCCGACGGCTGGATCGAGATCGGCACCATGTTGACGCCGCCTTTCTGGGGCACGGCGGCCAACAAGGAAGCCAAACTGCTGCTGCTGGAGCGGGCTTTCGAGGTGCTGGGTGCGGGCCGGGTTCACTTCCGCGTGGATGCCCGCAATGAGCGCAGCCGCGCGGCGATGCTGCGGCTGGGGGCCGTGCAGGAAGGCATTCTGCGAAGCTATCAGCGGCGTCCGGACGGCAGCACCCGCGACAGCGTGATGTATTCGGTGCTGCCGCAGGAGTGGCCCGCCGTGAAAGCAGGCTTGCAGGCGCGGCTGGAGCAGAAGTCCGGCTGA
- a CDS encoding peptidylprolyl isomerase: protein MRKLLLTLALGMGTLAVGGAALAQTTPAQPAPATPAAPTTPAAPAADPSTPVATVGSETLTLGQFDEYFRQLVGRTVNAQGVPLTDDVLPSFNQYRPQILTQFARQQAVLQLARTAGFKPDQAQLDKDLAEAKSGFTDDTEFQDALKSSGFGSLDTFSASLSDGAVYSAYLDSLKGKFKFGDAVVASFYQTNKAAFTHAAQSCAKHILVPTQAEAQDIVKKLSGGAAFADLAKAQSKDPGSAAQGGDLGCLNAGETVAAFDKAAFTGPVATPQIVQTEFGWHVLVVNSRTAAGVTPLTEVAPKIRDQLAGDAAQKYVNSQIAKIKIATMPEVVTVKADPASAAPAAPTPAAP from the coding sequence GTGAGAAAACTTCTCTTGACCCTGGCACTGGGTATGGGGACGCTGGCAGTCGGCGGCGCGGCCCTGGCTCAGACCACTCCAGCGCAGCCCGCCCCGGCGACTCCCGCCGCTCCTACAACCCCGGCTGCGCCCGCTGCCGATCCCTCCACGCCAGTCGCCACCGTCGGCAGCGAGACGCTGACACTCGGCCAGTTCGACGAGTACTTTCGTCAGCTCGTCGGGCGCACCGTGAACGCTCAGGGCGTGCCGCTGACCGATGACGTGCTGCCCAGCTTCAACCAGTACCGCCCGCAGATTCTGACGCAGTTTGCCCGGCAGCAGGCGGTGCTTCAGCTCGCCCGGACCGCAGGCTTCAAGCCCGATCAGGCGCAGCTCGACAAGGATCTGGCCGAGGCCAAGTCGGGCTTTACCGACGACACCGAGTTTCAGGACGCTCTGAAATCCAGCGGCTTCGGCAGCCTGGATACCTTCAGCGCCTCGCTGTCTGATGGAGCTGTGTATAGCGCCTATCTCGACAGCCTTAAGGGGAAGTTCAAGTTCGGTGACGCGGTGGTCGCCAGCTTCTACCAGACCAACAAGGCTGCTTTTACCCACGCGGCTCAGTCGTGTGCCAAGCATATTCTGGTGCCCACTCAGGCCGAGGCCCAGGACATCGTGAAGAAGCTGAGCGGCGGCGCGGCCTTTGCCGACCTTGCCAAAGCACAGTCCAAAGACCCCGGCAGCGCGGCTCAGGGCGGTGACCTGGGATGCCTGAACGCGGGCGAGACGGTGGCAGCGTTCGACAAGGCCGCCTTTACCGGCCCGGTCGCCACGCCCCAGATCGTGCAGACCGAGTTCGGCTGGCACGTGCTGGTCGTGAACAGCCGCACGGCGGCAGGCGTCACGCCGCTCACCGAGGTCGCGCCCAAGATTCGTGACCAGCTGGCCGGAGACGCGGCGCAGAAGTACGTCAACTCGCAGATCGCCAAGATCAAGATCGCGACCATGCCCGAGGTGGTGACGGTCAAGGCCGATCCTGCTTCAGCGGCCCCTGCGGCCCCCACCCCAGCAGCACCCTAA
- a CDS encoding TetR family transcriptional regulator C-terminal domain-containing protein gives MARRVNPIQERQRRTALERAAYLAIFEQGYAGVTLERIAAHAGVSKGTLVYYFGTREGLLVAVMRRFVRTIAAATRRALRLATTPEARLVAYVENQFYAVDSTRRFSTVYLDFLAASTRDPALMAVQRAFVEERHRLDLELTLHLEHLPSADAQRRAWQLRALVDGLSVRFLSDPAPDLNDYRQLCLDGLRDLLDMREQDKS, from the coding sequence GTGGCCCGGCGTGTGAATCCCATTCAGGAACGGCAGCGGCGCACAGCTCTGGAGCGTGCCGCGTACCTCGCCATTTTCGAGCAGGGTTACGCGGGCGTGACGCTTGAGCGCATCGCGGCCCATGCAGGCGTGAGTAAGGGCACGCTGGTGTATTACTTCGGCACCCGCGAGGGCTTGCTGGTGGCGGTCATGCGGCGTTTCGTGCGGACCATCGCGGCGGCGACCCGGCGAGCGCTGCGGCTGGCAACGACCCCGGAAGCGCGGCTGGTGGCCTACGTCGAGAATCAGTTTTATGCGGTAGACAGCACCCGGCGCTTCTCGACGGTGTATCTGGACTTTCTGGCCGCCAGCACCCGCGACCCGGCACTGATGGCGGTGCAGCGGGCCTTTGTCGAGGAGCGCCACCGACTCGACCTGGAACTGACGCTGCACCTCGAACATCTGCCCAGCGCCGATGCCCAGCGGCGGGCGTGGCAGCTTCGGGCGCTGGTCGATGGCCTGAGCGTGCGCTTTCTGAGCGACCCGGCTCCCGATCTGAACGATTACCGCCAGCTGTGTCTGGATGGCCTGCGCGACCTGCTGGACATGCGCGAGCAGGACAAAAGCTAG
- a CDS encoding LysE family translocator produces MLPLHDLLLFALAALLLVLTPGPNMIYLLSRAVLQGRRAGVLSLLGVLLGFLVHMLAASLGLTALFLAIPYAYSVVKLAGAVYLLWLAWNAVRPGGASPFEARSLPHDSPARLLQMGFLTNVLNPKVAVFYMALLPQFLHQGHGSALTQSLLLGSVQIAVSASVNLLLVLFASRLAAFFATKPTWLKVQRYVMATVLGGLALRIAVDRS; encoded by the coding sequence ATGCTGCCCCTTCACGATCTGCTGCTGTTCGCGCTGGCTGCTCTGCTGCTGGTGCTGACCCCTGGGCCGAACATGATCTATCTGCTGTCGCGGGCTGTACTCCAGGGGCGGCGAGCCGGGGTGCTGTCGCTGCTGGGCGTGCTGCTGGGCTTTCTGGTCCACATGCTGGCGGCCAGCCTGGGCCTGACGGCGCTGTTTCTGGCGATTCCGTATGCGTACTCGGTGGTCAAACTGGCAGGCGCAGTGTACCTGCTGTGGCTGGCCTGGAATGCGGTGCGGCCCGGCGGCGCGTCGCCGTTCGAGGCCCGCAGCCTGCCGCACGATTCGCCCGCCAGACTGCTGCAAATGGGCTTTCTGACCAACGTGCTCAATCCCAAGGTGGCGGTGTTCTATATGGCGCTGCTGCCGCAGTTTCTTCATCAGGGGCACGGCAGCGCCCTGACCCAGAGTCTGCTGCTGGGCAGCGTCCAGATCGCGGTCAGTGCCAGCGTGAATCTGCTGCTGGTGCTGTTCGCCAGCCGACTGGCAGCCTTCTTTGCCACCAAACCCACCTGGCTGAAGGTGCAGCGCTACGTGATGGCAACGGTGCTGGGCGGCCTCGCCCTGCGAATCGCTGTCGACCGGAGCTGA